A region from the Lysobacter antibioticus genome encodes:
- the uvrD gene encoding DNA helicase II: protein MDVSHLLDALNPAQREAVSAPPGHYLVLAGAGSGKTRVLTHRIAWINEVFGVPTHGILAVTFTNKAAGEMRGRVDAQLRHGARGMWIGTFHGLAHRLLRLHWQEAKLPEGFQVLDSDDQLRLVKRVVQALELDETRFPPRQIVWWINAQKDEGRRPRNIQPAGDEWADVMLRCYEAYQERCERAGLVDFAELLLRAHELLRDNAALLAHYRNRFREILVDEFQDTNAIQYAFVRVLAGDSGRVFVVGDDDQAIYGWRGAKVENVQRFLRDFPGASTIRLEQNYRSSANILDAANAVIAHNPDRLGKKLWTDTGHGEAIDLYAAYNEMDEARFVVERLRQWVRDGGSYGDVAVLYRSNAQSRAYEEALLSEQVPYRVYGGQRFFERAEIKDTLAYLRMIANRADDAAFERAVNTPTRGIGERTLDEVRKRARADAVSLWEAARRISQENGLAARARNALAGFALLIDTLESDVVEMPLPEKIDHILQRSGLREHYANESRGQLDSRTDNLDELVSVASRFTRTDEDEAAAMPELIAFLSYAALEAGEGQAQAGEDGVQLMTLHSAKGLEFPLVFLGGLEEGLFPSGRSTEESGRLEEERRLAYVGITRAREKLVLSYAETRRIHGMDMFGVPSRFLREIPPALLNEVRPKVQVSRPVYGAGPRRADYGHAAIEAPPVKLGSQVRHASFGTGTVTDYEGTGAHARVQVNFDDAGSKWLVLAYANLQPL, encoded by the coding sequence ATGGACGTATCGCATTTGCTCGACGCACTCAATCCCGCCCAGCGCGAAGCCGTTTCGGCACCTCCCGGTCATTACCTCGTGCTCGCCGGCGCCGGCAGCGGCAAGACCCGCGTGCTGACTCACCGTATCGCCTGGATCAACGAAGTCTTCGGCGTGCCGACCCACGGCATCCTCGCGGTGACCTTCACCAACAAGGCCGCCGGCGAAATGCGCGGCCGCGTCGACGCGCAGCTGCGCCACGGCGCGCGCGGCATGTGGATCGGCACCTTCCACGGCCTGGCCCACCGCCTGCTGCGCCTGCACTGGCAGGAGGCCAAGCTGCCGGAAGGCTTCCAGGTGCTCGACAGCGACGACCAGCTGCGCCTGGTCAAGCGCGTGGTGCAGGCGCTGGAGCTCGACGAGACCCGCTTCCCGCCGCGCCAGATCGTGTGGTGGATCAACGCCCAGAAGGACGAAGGCCGGCGGCCGCGCAACATCCAGCCGGCCGGCGACGAATGGGCCGACGTGATGCTGCGCTGCTACGAGGCCTACCAAGAGCGCTGCGAACGCGCCGGTCTGGTCGACTTCGCCGAACTGCTGCTGCGCGCGCACGAGCTGCTGCGCGACAACGCCGCACTGCTCGCGCATTACCGCAACCGCTTCCGCGAGATTCTGGTCGACGAGTTCCAGGACACCAACGCGATCCAGTACGCCTTCGTGCGCGTGCTCGCCGGCGACTCCGGCCGCGTGTTCGTGGTCGGCGACGACGACCAGGCCATCTACGGCTGGCGCGGCGCCAAGGTCGAGAACGTGCAGCGCTTCCTGCGCGATTTCCCCGGCGCCAGCACCATCCGCCTGGAGCAGAACTACCGCTCCAGCGCCAACATCCTCGACGCCGCCAATGCGGTCATCGCCCACAACCCCGACCGCCTCGGCAAGAAGCTGTGGACCGACACCGGCCACGGCGAAGCGATCGACCTGTACGCCGCCTACAACGAGATGGACGAGGCGCGCTTCGTGGTCGAGCGCCTGCGCCAGTGGGTGCGCGACGGCGGCAGCTACGGCGACGTCGCCGTGCTCTACCGCAGCAACGCGCAATCGCGCGCCTACGAAGAGGCCCTGCTGTCGGAACAGGTGCCGTACCGGGTCTACGGCGGCCAGCGCTTCTTCGAGCGCGCCGAAATCAAGGACACCCTGGCCTATCTGCGCATGATCGCCAACCGCGCCGACGACGCCGCCTTCGAGCGCGCGGTCAACACGCCCACCCGCGGCATCGGCGAGCGCACCCTCGACGAGGTGCGCAAGCGCGCCCGCGCCGATGCGGTCTCGCTGTGGGAGGCGGCGCGGCGGATCTCGCAGGAGAACGGGCTCGCCGCGCGCGCCCGCAACGCCCTGGCCGGGTTCGCCCTGCTGATCGACACGCTGGAAAGCGACGTAGTCGAGATGCCGCTGCCGGAGAAGATCGATCACATCCTGCAGCGTTCGGGCCTGCGCGAGCACTACGCCAACGAATCGCGCGGCCAACTCGATTCGCGCACCGACAACCTCGACGAACTGGTCTCGGTGGCCTCGCGTTTCACCCGCACCGACGAGGACGAGGCCGCGGCGATGCCGGAGCTGATCGCCTTCCTCAGCTACGCCGCGCTCGAGGCCGGCGAAGGCCAGGCCCAGGCCGGCGAGGACGGCGTGCAGCTGATGACCTTGCACAGCGCCAAGGGACTGGAGTTTCCGTTGGTGTTCCTCGGCGGCCTGGAAGAGGGCCTGTTCCCGAGCGGGCGTTCGACCGAGGAGTCCGGGCGCCTGGAGGAAGAGCGCCGCCTGGCCTATGTCGGCATCACCCGTGCGCGCGAGAAGCTGGTGCTCAGCTATGCCGAGACCCGCCGCATCCATGGCATGGACATGTTCGGGGTGCCCTCGCGCTTCCTGCGCGAGATTCCGCCGGCCCTGCTCAACGAAGTGCGGCCGAAGGTGCAGGTGTCGCGTCCGGTTTACGGCGCCGGCCCGCGCCGCGCCGACTACGGCCATGCCGCGATCGAGGCGCCGCCGGTCAAGCTCGGCTCGCAGGTGCGCCATGCCAGCTTCGGCACCGGCACGGTGACCGACTACGAAGGCACCGGCGCGCACGCGCGGGTGCAGGTCAACTTCGACGACGCCGGCAGCAAATGGCTGGTATTGGCCTATGCGAACCTGCAGCCACTCTAG